A genomic region of Tsukamurella pulmonis contains the following coding sequences:
- the cobF gene encoding precorrin-6A synthase (deacetylating) produces the protein MTRTALVIGIGAGDPGHVTVGAIDAMRAADALFVLDKPNAGTLTGIRQEIVEKYAPDTPVVLVPDPPRDRSAERGASRPDGAYAANVDAWHDARADALAAAIAEHVPDGGTAGFLVWGDPSLYDSTLRVLDRVGRSLPLAPRVIPGITSVQALTAAHAILLNRVGEPIHITTGRRLHEDDGRNTVVMLDADCTFRETAAPTDHVYWGAYLGTPDEILIDGPVGEVGETIARTRAQAREEHGWIMDVYLLRRPTD, from the coding sequence GTGACCCGCACCGCGCTGGTCATCGGCATCGGCGCCGGCGACCCGGGCCACGTCACCGTGGGCGCGATCGACGCGATGCGCGCGGCCGACGCCCTGTTCGTCCTCGACAAGCCCAACGCGGGCACGCTCACCGGGATCCGGCAGGAGATCGTCGAGAAGTACGCGCCGGACACCCCCGTCGTGCTCGTGCCCGACCCGCCGCGGGACCGCTCCGCCGAGCGCGGCGCCTCCCGGCCCGACGGTGCCTACGCCGCCAACGTCGACGCCTGGCACGACGCCCGCGCCGACGCGCTGGCCGCCGCGATCGCCGAGCACGTCCCCGACGGCGGGACCGCCGGCTTCCTGGTGTGGGGCGACCCGTCGCTCTACGACTCGACGCTGCGCGTCCTGGACCGCGTCGGGCGCTCGCTTCCGCTGGCGCCCAGGGTGATCCCCGGCATCACCAGCGTGCAGGCGCTCACCGCCGCGCACGCGATCCTGCTCAACCGGGTGGGCGAGCCGATCCACATCACCACCGGTAGGCGCCTGCACGAGGACGACGGCCGCAACACCGTGGTGATGCTCGACGCCGACTGCACGTTCCGCGAGACCGCCGCGCCGACGGACCACGTCTACTGGGGCGCCTACCTGGGCACGCCCGACGAGATCCTGATCGACGGCCCCGTCGGCGAGGTGGGCGAGACGATCGCGCGCACCCGCGCGCAGGCCCGGGAGGAGCACGGCTGGATCATGGACGTCTACCTGCTCCGCCGGCCGACCGACTGA
- the rnhA gene encoding ribonuclease HI, which translates to MADEIVIYTDGACLGNPGPGGWGAVLRFGEHQKELYGAEKDTTNNRMELMGAISALEAITRPMPVVLYTDSSYVKNGITKWIAGWKRNGWKTSAKQPVKNAELWQRLEQAAAQYEIDWRWVKGHAGNEGNELADQLASRGAQEARDS; encoded by the coding sequence GTGGCGGACGAGATCGTGATCTACACCGACGGCGCGTGCCTGGGGAACCCCGGGCCCGGAGGCTGGGGCGCGGTGCTGCGCTTCGGCGAGCACCAGAAGGAGCTCTACGGCGCCGAGAAGGACACCACGAACAACCGCATGGAGCTCATGGGCGCCATCTCGGCGCTGGAGGCGATCACCCGCCCGATGCCGGTGGTGCTCTACACCGACAGCTCGTACGTGAAGAACGGCATCACCAAGTGGATCGCCGGCTGGAAGCGCAACGGCTGGAAGACCTCCGCCAAACAGCCCGTGAAGAACGCCGAGCTGTGGCAGCGCCTGGAACAGGCGGCGGCGCAGTACGAGATCGACTGGCGCTGGGTGAAGGGACACGCGGGCAACGAGGGCAACGAGCTCGCCGATCAGCTGGCCTCCCGCGGCGCGCAGGAGGCGCGGGACTCCTAG
- a CDS encoding TetR/AcrR family transcriptional regulator, whose protein sequence is MTAALQATDDPKGRAKTRRRLIRAAYLVFAQHGYGSTNVTMVCEAAGFTRGAFYSNFTSLEELFIEVWRFHVQWIMDVMAKVVDTYVVQGADYGKLIEMAVRAIPVNERWQRVNGDFVALCTRTPELNQTVRDAQQMLLANMLPTVMHVLEAAGRRVTKPEALGYALLAVHEGTASYCVIDPDNETLKQNRIDLLTATLNMYSEPIA, encoded by the coding sequence GTGACCGCGGCGCTGCAGGCGACCGACGATCCGAAGGGCCGCGCCAAGACCCGCCGCCGCCTGATCCGGGCGGCGTACCTGGTATTCGCCCAGCACGGCTACGGCTCGACGAACGTGACCATGGTGTGCGAGGCGGCCGGCTTCACGCGTGGCGCCTTCTACTCCAACTTCACCAGCCTCGAGGAGCTGTTCATCGAGGTCTGGCGGTTCCACGTGCAGTGGATCATGGACGTGATGGCCAAGGTCGTCGACACCTACGTGGTGCAGGGCGCCGACTACGGCAAGCTCATCGAGATGGCGGTCCGGGCGATCCCCGTCAACGAGCGCTGGCAGCGCGTCAACGGCGACTTCGTGGCGCTGTGCACCCGCACCCCGGAGCTCAACCAGACGGTCCGCGACGCCCAGCAGATGCTGCTCGCGAACATGCTGCCCACCGTGATGCACGTGCTCGAGGCCGCCGGCCGCCGCGTCACCAAGCCGGAGGCGCTCGGCTACGCGCTGCTCGCCGTGCACGAGGGCACCGCGAGCTACTGCGTGATCGACCCGGACAACGAGACGCTCAAGCAGAACCGCATCGACCTGCTCACCGCCACGCTGAACATGTACAGCGAGCCGATCGCGTGA
- a CDS encoding sterol desaturase family protein, translating into MKNAVRYGYPLLMLVGVNGAIIALAGSGAPKALLVAVVLAAIGLSFAAERAIPYEADWNRSHGDAGRDVAHVVVNESLMLASLAVIPLVAALRGPGAWWPHALPFWAQVLLAVLVADLGITAVHMASHRYGWLWRLHAVHHSVTRCYGLNGLMKHPLHQTLETLGGVTPLLILGMPVPVASALAAMVAVQLLLQHSNADYRVGALRSVLALNEGHRFHHQREAGAGDVDFGLFTLLWDHAFGTYVLDRRRRFTSADLGMAAKPDYPAAYREQLVAPFTAAGGCGEMGPLPRRTARERLQSVGRRSR; encoded by the coding sequence ATGAAGAACGCTGTCCGCTACGGCTATCCACTGCTCATGCTCGTCGGGGTGAACGGAGCGATCATCGCGCTGGCCGGGTCGGGCGCGCCGAAGGCGCTGCTCGTCGCGGTGGTCCTCGCGGCGATCGGGCTCTCCTTCGCCGCCGAGCGCGCGATCCCCTACGAGGCGGACTGGAACCGCTCGCACGGCGACGCCGGGCGCGACGTGGCGCACGTCGTGGTCAACGAGTCGCTCATGCTCGCCTCGCTGGCGGTGATCCCACTGGTCGCCGCGCTGCGCGGGCCGGGTGCGTGGTGGCCGCACGCGCTGCCCTTCTGGGCGCAGGTGCTCCTCGCCGTGCTGGTGGCCGACCTCGGCATCACCGCGGTGCACATGGCGAGCCACCGGTACGGCTGGCTGTGGCGGCTGCACGCGGTGCACCACAGCGTGACCCGCTGCTACGGGCTCAACGGACTGATGAAACACCCGCTGCACCAGACGCTGGAGACGCTCGGCGGGGTGACGCCGCTGCTGATCCTGGGGATGCCCGTCCCGGTCGCGTCGGCGCTCGCCGCGATGGTCGCGGTGCAACTGCTGCTCCAGCACTCGAACGCCGACTACCGGGTGGGGGCGCTCCGGTCCGTGCTCGCCCTCAACGAGGGGCACCGGTTCCACCACCAGCGCGAGGCGGGGGCGGGCGACGTGGACTTCGGCCTGTTCACCCTGCTCTGGGACCACGCCTTCGGCACGTACGTGCTCGATCGCCGGCGCCGGTTCACCAGCGCCGACCTCGGCATGGCTGCCAAGCCGGACTATCCGGCAGCGTACCGCGAGCAGCTCGTCGCGCCGTTCACCGCGGCCGGTGGCTGCGGCGAGATGGGCCCGTTGCCGCGCCGGACCGCGCGCGAGCGGCTTCAGTCGGTCGGCCGGCGGAGCAGGTAG
- a CDS encoding pyridoxamine 5'-phosphate oxidase family protein has product MPNNHYHHLVFGDDALQRQRRNGSYVAYGRHLERGDDGPQALTDRELLMISRADQFCLATVTPQGWPYLQYRSGPAGFVQHDPATGRLGFIDLPGNNQFVTLGNLAGDDRLAMFFVDYPRRVRLKVFGRGTVRETEGRRVIEIAVEAYDWNCQRSIIPRFDREYLKQLGEAYQKAAAEREAELQAEIDRLRARVAELEG; this is encoded by the coding sequence GTGCCGAACAATCACTACCACCACCTGGTCTTCGGCGACGACGCGTTGCAGCGGCAGCGCCGCAACGGCAGTTACGTGGCCTACGGCCGGCACCTCGAGCGCGGCGACGACGGCCCGCAGGCCCTCACCGACCGCGAACTGCTCATGATCTCCCGGGCCGATCAGTTCTGCCTCGCCACCGTCACCCCGCAGGGCTGGCCGTATCTGCAGTACCGCAGCGGCCCAGCCGGATTCGTGCAGCACGACCCCGCGACGGGGCGCCTCGGCTTCATCGACCTGCCGGGGAACAACCAGTTCGTCACCCTCGGCAATCTCGCCGGCGACGACCGCCTCGCGATGTTCTTCGTCGACTACCCGCGCCGGGTGCGGCTCAAGGTCTTCGGCCGCGGCACCGTGCGCGAGACCGAGGGCAGGCGCGTGATCGAGATCGCCGTCGAGGCCTACGACTGGAACTGCCAGCGCAGCATCATCCCCCGCTTCGACCGCGAGTACCTCAAGCAACTCGGCGAGGCCTACCAGAAGGCGGCCGCCGAGCGCGAGGCCGAGCTGCAGGCCGAGATCGACCGGCTGCGCGCCCGCGTCGCCGAGCTCGAGGGCTGA